From the genome of Astyanax mexicanus isolate ESR-SI-001 chromosome 3, AstMex3_surface, whole genome shotgun sequence:
tcTTATTTGGTTAacctttaaaatttaattttacttctccCTTTTTCTGTTCCCAAGGAGATCCTCCGTTCCCTAGAATAATGGCAAGTGAACTCTTGCAGTACCTACAGAGGGGGAAAACCTTAAGGAGACCACCAAACTGCTCCAACTCACTGTACGTAATTTTGGATAGTTCATAAAATGAGTATGTATTTAGTAGACATTAAAATACCTGGTCCCTATCATAACCACTGAACAGAAAGCTTTTTAGAATAATGTTTTTAACCCACTGTAAACATTTTGTAGTACTGCTGTTCAGTGTACAATAAAGCCATGAAATTATACACTTATTGACAAAAATACGTACCCCAGATTCCTCTCAGGAAGATATGTAAATGATTCCTTGCCACTAGATGGTGAAAAAGTGCTTTCCCATGTGCCTTATATAAAAAGGCTTTTAGAGgctacatttgggtagtgtaACTCACGGTGAGTTTCATTATAACATTTTGATTGTTTAGctactgcacttaaggatactttcaaaattcttgattttttcagattgactgacttttcttaatttttttatggaTAAGAACTCTtctcaaaaagagaaaaaaattatattaaattaggagaccacttcagtttctgaatcagtttctctgattcattgctatttataggtatatgtttgagtaaaatgtatattgttgttttattctataaactataaacaacgtttctcccaaattccaaataaatacattgtcatttagagcatttattttcagaaaatgagaaatggctgaaataacaaaaatagatgcagagctttcagaccttaaataatgcaaagaaaacaagttttaatagttcagaaatcaataattggtggaataaccctgttttctcaccacagtttttatgcatcttggcatgttctcctccaccagtcttacacactgcttttggataactttatgccactcctggtgcaaaaatccaatcagttcagctttctatcttcctcttggttatattccagaggtttttaattaggtaaaatcaaagaaactaatcatttttaagtggcctctcggagctgtatatatttatattaagtttTATTCGATTCCAACAGCACCCTTGTTGCGTTGTTCATTTTGTCTATGAgtgtatttatgtattaaataaaaattaagtcgcaggacacccttttaattttgaaacagAATATGGTGGCTTTCAAGATGATGGCCATATTTTCCATGTTCTTAAATATAGGTTGTTCTACCCATTATTTAGTGGGGAATTCAGATACATCTTTCTCCcttttgtttctaaaataaattGGTGTCCTGCAACTTTTGacttaacattaataataattaataatgttttgCAGTCAGTTTTTATATCTACATTATTTCCTCACTTCTCAGATACTCCATCATGAAGGACTGTTGCCAGTGGAGGCCACAGGAACGGCTCTCGCTGACTGAAGTGATTTCAAAGCTAAAGTCAGGTGAGAGAAATGCTAATGACACGGTGGTTCTCCGTGTGCCTGAGGCACTGGACATTGGGACGTACATGCGAGAAGCAGGCTATGGAGAATCCTACAACTATGCAGTTGTCTAACAACATCTTGGGatttctttatcttcttcttctttatattCTTAATGCACTTGATTTGCACATGGACAGCTTATGTTTCTGCTGCTACTACCAAGCAACATCTTACAAAACTTAGAGAGTGAACAACACAGATATTCATGGAACTTCCCTGTGTCTGTATTAGTAAAGCTCAGTAAAGCTGCACCAGAGAGGAATAACAAGGCTAAAGGCACAGGGGACAGAGAAATACATAAGCCATGTGTTGTGTTCATGGCAGGGATTCCAAATGGCATTTTCTGCAGGATGATGCTTACCCACACACAACAAGGGTCTCCCAGGACCTGTTACCAGTTACCATTCTTTCACCTCAAAAATATAGCACTTACTTGGTCTACCATCACGTACCTTTAACAAACTGCAGATTGTGCAGAATGCAGCTGCAACATATCTCACCCATACctaaaaacatacaataaaaacatCCCTGTatcatatttaattacttataAGGCCCTACACTGCACCGGTTTACCTTTCAGAACCTTTAACTCCATATTTCCCGCCCCGATGCTTGTGCTCACCGAGCTCTGGCTAACTTGTTAAACCAAAAAATCAGTTCCACGGAAATATCCGAGCTGCAGGCAgtataaagtctttttttatctttatttataagTTATCTTTTTAGGGAAGAGTTTATGGCTGCTAATATACTTGGATACCCTTATGTATGTtacttttgtccttttatttgttGTACATGTCTTTCACCTGCACAGGTACTTGTTgtacaggtgtttttttttttttacctgcgcTGTTCTTGTGCTTGTATGCAAGCTTGTCTTTATGCATTTTACCTTTTGTTTATGCCTGTGTTGTTAAACACTTTGAGTTTTTAggaaaggcactatataaataaattgtgaaaGAGAGAAGGGATACCTATTGTCATTTATGCTGACGACTAATTTACTGGatatttctaaagctttagcTATTCTTTTTTCCTCCATTGATTACTGTAAACATGTggtcatttttgtattttatatctaCTGTTCACTTGGAAGCCTGTTAAGCTGGCTGCCAGGACTTATTGTACAGGCTTCTGTTGCTCTGGTTGGATTAAGCTAAACCAGTTTCCCCATCTACGAACTTGAACAGGCATCTTTGTGTACATTAAATGAAGTAGAACCTCTTGCAACGTGTCAAAGTGCCAAAATGTCACAAGATGCAAAGTTTGTACTTCATCTGTGTTAAGGCATAATTTTATACACCATTCCTGAAACTTCACATGGGGGAGAAtgcaattaaatgtaaataattacaatTTTCTCTCTGATATTGTAGTGGGACCCTAAGCTGTACTGTGATATCAGTCATGGTCACGTccgttaaaataatatttatatgcatatttatatgTTTTGGAATGGAAATAAACTTTGTCATTAATCAGTGTTTGTGTCATTATTGTCTCAAGATCtaattataatagtataatacCAAAGCACTATTATAAAGTACTAACTTCAAATTGGAATTAGTGCTGTAAGTCATGCATTAATTAATTGAATTCTGTTTCAAGACTCTTCAGTGATGGTTCCTTAACTCGCAAAGGAGCACCTTCAAAAGCTTTACAACCTTTTAGAATTCTGCATGTGTGCATGCTCACATGTCTGTGTCAGTAGAtcaatacattaattaaattagcattacattacattgcatttggcagGTGTAGAATTTCAAGGGGAAAAAAATTATACAGGGCATAAAGGAATAGTGGGATAGGGGAGGAATGGGGGAGAAGAAGAAAATTAGGTTAGAAGTcattagtttgttagaggtgttaagtgTTACGtgttaagtgctctttgaagagctcggtcTTCAGGAAAATGTCTTCATTAGAATATATGCATTAGAATGTCCACAATCTTTTGGACACATAGCATATTTTAGAATAGGCTGTATTAAACTATTAAACCCCAAGGCACCTGTTACGCTCATCTGCCCCACATTCTTAATCAACCTCGGTCTAATTAATATCCCAGTGAAGAAATGGCCTAGTTTGTCTCTAAAAGCTCATTAAGAGGATATAAGTGTAAGAGGACACAAAGACAATTCTGCATTTGTATTTTCTGTTCTTATAGTTACTGCAGTGGATTAAGACATtcttaattattataaaacatatttttgttactaCGCAAATATTCAGAAAACTTTTACACAATTATTTTGGAATACTTTATTCTGGTTTAATATATAAGTGACCACTGATTATTCGTCATAAATGCATGATGGACTTATAATGAGCATGAAATGAGTACAGATTATAGAGTTGACATTCTGTCCCTACCACTTTAGGGATCAGTTTCCAGGACAGGTGTTAAGCCTAgtcgtagactatattttccttttaatcgAAATGCTATTTTGtccaagactaggcctaatcccctTCTAAGAAACCATCCCTATGGGTTAGATTTATTACTGTTGTTTGAATTCCCTTGTTTAAGcacattatatttattatgtattgcaAATATATTGGATTTCCATGTATTGTCTTATGATAAATAGACCATAAATAACAGACAGGTGCACACgcattttcttccattttctttctCACAAACACATGTACATACGACTGACACGGGTATCTTCAGTGGCCGTTTGCCACCTAAAAATTTTAACATTTCAAGCAAGATGTTGTCCACTAGAGGTCACTGGATTATTCTTTTCATTGAATGGCTTTTAGCTCAGTAAAATAAGCTGGTGACAAAACAATCTTAACACCGAGGTTCTCTCCACCCTTCCTCGTGTGCTTCTGATATTTGTATGTACAATGTTTTGTCAATGACAGACTTATGAAGTTTCTCAGGAAATAATGTGAACAGACAGAATGCTGAGGTGGCCTCAAAACTGCACCCAGTTCCCAGAAGTAGGTTCTTGTCTTGGTGCAGGAGGAGGAATAGAGCTGCAATACAAATCAGAGGATAAAtaacagaggtgtcaagtaatgaagtacaaatattttgttaccttacttttcggaattttagcttgttttcattctggcttctcatcgttcaaaaaAACCCctgtccagataaatctctccatccagatagagtgaatctgattgtggttggatgagaaacaTAAACATACACCATTCTGACCCCCTAATGGTTTATACACGATCCATCACAGATGCACACGTCACGTCAAGATGATGTgtggcagagactcaagagatcTCAAGCGAAATGTCCCatctaagcttcttaatatatttgcattgtatttaaatgcattagtttttaaataagcatatatgcagctgaaacagggagcctaatgcatcccaaatttaacattaacattttaatataaggaTGTGTAagaatgtgttttggggaggtggGGTAGTGCACTTTAGGCTCCTGTGGCACGGcatttgtccttaatggcattttttccccttatattactttaacttttatactttaggtagttttgaaatcagtactttacacttttacttgagtaaaaaaacATGAGTTGATGcatcaacttctacagaagtattttaaaccctactatctatattttactcaaataatggAAGTGATTTTGATATTGATTGGAAGAGTTTGATACTTTTGATCAATAATATAGAAGGAAGAACATTGTGTAAAGATTTCCATTGACCAATGGGAAGAAGCTCTTGAGAATACTAACATATGTTCCAAAAACATAAGACACACACTAATATCATTTCACTGTAAAATACCAAAACTCTCTCTAATGtgcattaatatataaaataaaagaaggaaCATTGATTTATCAATGGTGGACATGTTTTGGAAGTCtgtttttgtttccatttttgcAGTATGCGGTAAAAGAAAGAACAGCAGTCACACAACagacagcttaaaaaaaaaagttgttaccTTGCAGGAGCTGAGAAGTCCCCCCAGAGGTCAGAACTGGGATTTGACTGGACCACTGTATTAGAGTTATTACTGTCCAGTTCTAACAGACAGCCTGATGAAAAGAAAGAGCAGAAAGTGTAAGACATGAATAAAAATGGTGTACTCCCCATAAATTCTATTATAGATACCAAATACTAAATTAATTCACTATGATGTTATTCAATTGGACCCCCATTCCAGGAAACACTGAAACAGGACTTAATAAACAAGTAATTGTTTCAAATAAATCTTTTTACTTATTCTAACCGTAAAAGTGTCTTTTTCTGACATTTTTGGACAAATGTCAGTCACCAAATACTTAGTGCATCGACTGATTACACAGTAAAGTGCAGTTTATGAATTTTATCACAAAATGATTAACGTTCCAACAAATTACAGAACTGAAGTTGTGCTGCAGGAGAGTCAGCATgcattgatgatgatgattaaaATTAATCAGTATTTAGACACTTGGATTTTTACGAGTATAAACTCTTACAATTCTGACAAGAGACTGACCAAAAtatgattgaataaataaatacataaataaataaataacacaccaATCTGCGATACCCCTCCTGTGGGCTGTACTGTGTTGTGATTGGAGGAGGAAGGAGGAGGGGCTATTTTGCCTCCAGGGGGAGGCGGGAGAAGACCAAGGCCCCCGGAGCTCTGAGGACGAGGCTTATCCCTCTTTTTGCCttgctgaaataaataaacaatatattaaaaaagttatttactgTACAGCTGTACAATGCACAAGCTAATACTaatctattaatattaataaaatagtaTCCACTGGCGTAAACTGTTATACCCCAATGTTGAGTGTAATGGTCTGTCCTTCTTTAAAGCCTAAATCTAGCTTGGGTCCAGAGTCTGCAGCCGAAGCATTTTTGATTATTTCATTCTCCTGTTTTacccacctttaaaaaaaaaaaaaaacatacagaagtGAACATACTTAAAAGCAGTCTGCGGTACATGAGCTGTTTTGATAATTATATGACcatttatatgtattaaaaatgtgagcgagacagagagagagagagagagagagagagagaggcatactTACTTGAAGTGGTCTTGCAAAGCAACATTAAAATCAAATGCATCACCCCTATCTGCAAACCCAACTCCAATGAAAGCACTGCGACCTGAAATATATGTAAAGTTAAGTAACTGATCACATTATCATACAGCCAAAATAGACAAATATACAATCTATTACAGTCTAAATATTATATGAAGTAGTACTATAtaaaaaatacctttaaaatCATCAAAGTGagaaatcattaaataaatgaaaacaaacatAATGAagaaactaataaattaaagaaaaaaaagtaatatgtGAAGGAATACATAGTGATTTTAAGTTTTAACACTCATTTGTCTATTTAGCCACCTTGTCTTTCAATGGTCAAATCCCATGGTTACAAAAAATGGTTATacagtggtggtgtgttagtacaagtggatcagacataGCAGAGTTAGCCTGAGaatagcatcctgtgggcattcCTTCTactcctccagcctaacaagaatcaggacaccctacccctaggtgtGAGGGCTAAGTggaagggccaaggggtgaaatgggattgaaccTTCATCTACAAGATAGAGCAGCTTGGtaagagtgtctaatagagtgttTACTGAGagaataaaccatatttttttacactataaggtgtacTGGATCATAAGGCACATGatcaataaatgtctatgttctagtctattttcatacacaagacaCACCGGATTATAGGGCGCATTTTAAGCGGCACTTTTAGGAACAGGGATGTTGtcatgtttaccttctaattcagTCCGACAAGTCAAaccagcactggatattaatctacacagatttctctcctgaaaactgtttttttttttttttgtgaacgcttccatttatttacagtaagcttagattttcaaatttccactaaggctggagcattagcattagcgtctaaCCGCTAATGCCACCTAactgctgcctgacagcgctacactaaggaggATCCCTGAGTGatctggtaaaccagggtgatattagctagcggtttgtcccatgtagcttgttttaacacagtaaatatgcaggctacagtccaatatactcatctctgaacggccaaatggctagcacGATTAGCGGGTAttctaatgctgttccagcagtgctagtcaaggtcagcagcaggctacaggccgataatactcacctctgaacggccaaatggttatcactgattttattattagcaagtaatgctaatactgctggagaactgaactaaaACTTCTGTATTATGCTGCACTTCAGTAGAGTGGTTtcattgctccttacaacctgaccggtaaaattcatacataagatgcaccagattatgaggcgcactgacgatttttggggaaattaaagtattattaaagtaaagtgcgccttatagtgcgaaaaatattggtgtgtttaaaatctccagcagcactgttgtgtctgatccactcatacaactgcaacacacactaacacactgccaCCATGTcaacccaaataatacctgttcTGTTGTGGTCCTGTGTGGTTCTTACCAttgaaaacagggcaaaataaaaaataataaaacatgcagagaaacagaggattacagtctgtaattatagaactatatatttctaaaaagtaagtgtatttaattaattttacttcagTAACCCTATACAAAACTGCACAGATATCAAGAGTAAATATTTCAGGTTTCATAAATAAACATAAGTGGATAAACACCGTTGTCATCCTGTATTCGAAGCACGAAGTACCGACTGGAATCGCTGACTGTCTCCACAGCAATACCAGGATATTCCTGAATGGGTGCCTGAGCAAACAGCTCGCCTGAAAAACAGAAGGACAAAAAGAGTGTGTTTATGACTAACATGGTGATGCAGGTTTAAAAGATAAGTGAAAATCTATTTACTATACAAGTAGACATGGATTATATGGCCAaaaatatgtatcacaatacatttcTTAATTTTAATGGATACaatcaaattacatttaattgaGCCACAGAAAA
Proteins encoded in this window:
- the necap1 gene encoding adaptin ear-binding coat-associated protein 1, whose translation is MTTEGEYESVLCVKPDVNVYRIPPRATNRGYRAADWKLDTPDWTGRMRITAKGKVAYIKLEDKVSGELFAQAPIQEYPGIAVETVSDSSRYFVLRIQDDNGRSAFIGVGFADRGDAFDFNVALQDHFKWVKQENEIIKNASAADSGPKLDLGFKEGQTITLNIGQGKKRDKPRPQSSGGLGLLPPPPGGKIAPPPSSSNHNTVQPTGGVSQIGCLLELDSNNSNTVVQSNPSSDLWGDFSAPASSIPPPAPRQEPTSGNWVQF